One region of Polynucleobacter paneuropaeus genomic DNA includes:
- a CDS encoding M48 family metallopeptidase, whose amino-acid sequence MTFTIVFLIAFATSFGLRYWLSQRQIRYVAKHRAQVPTEFVQKVSLAEHQKAADYTIAKLRLGILENSVSAIVLIGFTLLGGLQILNLILIGSLGQGIIQQIALLVSIVLISSAIDLPFSWYKQFHLEERFDFNRMSKKLFFIDLLKGVLLGGVIGIPLLWIILSLMAQAGSFWWLWAWAVLTVFSLLMQWIFPSVIAPLFNKFQALEDGALKTQIEALLKRCDFASQGLFVMDGSKRSAHGNAFFAGMGKAKRIVFFDTLIEKLNANEVEAVLAHELGHFKCNHIRKRLLFSFALSFGVFALLGWISTQVWFYEDLGVMPSMDGYNGGLALALFMLVSPVFTFFFTPLGSLASRKHEYEADNFAASKSSASDLIAALVKLYQDNASTLTPDPIYTAFYSSHPPAPLRIANLQKSSAN is encoded by the coding sequence ATGACATTCACAATTGTTTTTTTAATCGCCTTTGCCACCAGTTTCGGCCTTCGTTACTGGCTTTCTCAACGCCAAATTCGCTATGTTGCAAAACACCGCGCTCAGGTGCCCACAGAATTTGTCCAAAAAGTTTCATTAGCAGAACACCAAAAAGCTGCTGACTATACGATTGCTAAATTACGCCTGGGTATTTTAGAGAATAGCGTCAGCGCGATTGTGCTGATTGGCTTCACTTTACTGGGCGGACTCCAAATCCTCAACCTCATTCTGATTGGCAGTCTTGGTCAGGGCATTATTCAACAGATCGCTTTGCTTGTTTCGATTGTGCTGATCTCAAGTGCGATTGATCTGCCCTTCTCTTGGTACAAACAGTTTCACCTAGAAGAGCGGTTTGACTTCAATCGCATGTCAAAGAAACTCTTTTTTATCGATTTGCTTAAAGGCGTCCTCTTAGGTGGAGTGATTGGTATTCCCTTGCTGTGGATCATCTTAAGCTTGATGGCCCAAGCAGGTAGCTTCTGGTGGCTCTGGGCTTGGGCTGTCCTCACTGTGTTCAGTCTATTAATGCAATGGATTTTCCCCAGTGTTATTGCGCCCCTCTTCAATAAATTCCAAGCGCTGGAAGATGGCGCTCTAAAGACACAAATTGAGGCACTACTAAAGCGTTGTGACTTTGCTAGCCAAGGTCTTTTTGTAATGGATGGCAGCAAGCGGAGTGCGCATGGCAATGCTTTCTTTGCCGGTATGGGTAAGGCCAAGCGGATTGTTTTCTTTGATACCTTGATTGAGAAACTCAATGCCAATGAAGTTGAGGCTGTCCTCGCTCATGAACTCGGTCACTTTAAGTGTAATCATATTCGTAAGCGGCTTTTATTTTCTTTCGCCTTAAGCTTTGGGGTCTTTGCCTTACTAGGCTGGATCAGCACACAGGTTTGGTTCTACGAGGATCTCGGGGTAATGCCGAGTATGGATGGCTATAACGGGGGCTTAGCTCTGGCACTCTTTATGCTGGTCTCACCTGTGTTTACCTTCTTCTTCACACCACTAGGTAGCCTCGCCTCTCGTAAACATGAATACGAGGCTGATAACTTTGCTGCTAGCAAATCCTCTGCGAGTGATCTCATTGCAGCACTAGTGAAGTTATATCAAGACAATGCCTCTACGCTAACACCTGATCCAATCTATACCGCTTTCTATAGTTCTCATCCACCCGCTCCATTACGGATCGCGAATCTGCAAAAGAGTTCAGCAAACTGA
- the orn gene encoding oligoribonuclease has translation MSENIESQAPKNVPSSPPASENLIWVDMEMSGLNPETERILEIAIIVTDAHLNTIATAPVWVVHQDDTVLDAMDAWNKGTHGRSGLIDKVKASVLDEATVEAQCIAFLKQHIKAGIAPMCGNTVGQDRRFMARYMPKLEAYFHYRNIDVSTLKELCKRWHPELLKGFTKQQAHTALADIEESIEELKYYREKFIVPLPQ, from the coding sequence ATGAGTGAAAATATTGAGTCCCAGGCCCCCAAAAATGTCCCAAGCAGCCCTCCTGCCAGTGAGAACCTCATTTGGGTTGATATGGAGATGTCAGGCTTAAATCCAGAAACTGAGCGTATTCTAGAAATCGCCATTATTGTTACTGATGCCCACCTCAATACCATTGCGACTGCTCCAGTCTGGGTGGTCCATCAGGATGACACTGTTTTAGATGCCATGGATGCATGGAACAAGGGCACCCACGGCAGATCTGGTCTGATCGATAAAGTCAAAGCGTCTGTGCTCGATGAGGCAACGGTTGAGGCTCAATGTATTGCCTTTCTCAAGCAACATATCAAAGCAGGCATTGCGCCGATGTGCGGTAATACCGTCGGCCAAGATCGGCGTTTTATGGCTCGGTATATGCCTAAACTAGAGGCCTACTTTCATTACCGAAATATTGACGTCTCAACCCTCAAAGAGCTTTGTAAGCGGTGGCACCCTGAACTACTCAAGGGCTTTACCAAGCAACAGGCCCATACAGCCCTGGCTGATATTGAAGAATCTATCGAAGAGTTAAAGTATTACCGCGAAAAGTTTATCGTGCCGCTACCTCAATAG
- a CDS encoding CoA pyrophosphatase, producing the protein MSKASSPEHMQLNVAAPPGFDAEAIPIHLQCSQDPKVSPQILQPEQLRQRIQNPPQWQPEITDENRHVIAADIIAKRQAAGKITQAAVLIPLLLKEGGLSVLLTQRTQHLHDHAGQISFPGGRMDPEDLTPENTALRESQEEIGLNPANVEIIGHLPQYLTVSGYSVTPVIGLVQAQAEYLHDEFEVADVFEVPLSFLMNPANHQVRIWQSAQGMRRFYAMPYENRFIWGATAGMLRNLYHLLKA; encoded by the coding sequence ATGTCTAAAGCCTCCTCTCCTGAACACATGCAGTTGAATGTTGCAGCGCCCCCAGGGTTTGATGCAGAGGCAATCCCAATTCATTTGCAGTGTAGCCAAGACCCAAAGGTATCTCCCCAAATCTTGCAGCCAGAACAACTGCGGCAACGTATTCAAAATCCTCCGCAATGGCAACCTGAGATTACCGATGAGAACCGTCATGTCATTGCAGCCGATATTATTGCCAAGCGTCAAGCGGCAGGGAAAATTACCCAGGCTGCAGTACTCATTCCCCTCTTGTTAAAGGAGGGCGGTTTATCGGTATTACTCACTCAGAGAACGCAGCATCTTCATGATCACGCTGGGCAAATTAGTTTCCCGGGTGGCCGCATGGATCCGGAGGACCTCACTCCAGAAAATACTGCCTTACGTGAGAGTCAGGAAGAGATTGGTCTAAACCCTGCTAATGTTGAAATCATTGGGCATTTACCTCAATATCTGACAGTGTCTGGATACAGCGTCACTCCGGTTATAGGTTTAGTTCAGGCTCAGGCAGAATATCTCCATGACGAGTTTGAGGTGGCGGACGTCTTTGAAGTGCCCCTGAGCTTTCTGATGAACCCAGCTAATCATCAAGTCCGTATCTGGCAGAGTGCGCAGGGGATGCGCCGTTTTTATGCCATGCCCTACGAGAATCGGTTCATCTGGGGCGCTACTGCCGGTATGTTGCGTAACCTGTATCATTTATTAAAAGCATGA
- the mog gene encoding molybdopterin adenylyltransferase: MKHTEAAPDSIKIGLISISDRASQGVYTDEGIPALKTWLEKAMLNPCTFSERLIADESHIITKNIIELVDQEACDLVLTTGGTGPSRRDVTPEATIAAGTREMPGFGEQMRQISLRFVPTAILSRQTAVLREIENHAALIINLPGQPKSIQETLEGLKDSEGKSIVPGIFAAVPYCIDLIGGPYIEVQESVVKAFRPKSAIKK; encoded by the coding sequence ATGAAGCATACAGAAGCCGCCCCGGATTCGATCAAAATTGGCCTAATCTCGATCTCTGACCGAGCCAGTCAAGGTGTTTATACCGACGAAGGCATACCAGCCCTCAAGACTTGGCTTGAAAAAGCCATGCTTAATCCCTGTACTTTCTCTGAGCGCTTGATTGCGGATGAATCTCATATCATTACCAAAAATATTATTGAATTGGTTGATCAAGAAGCTTGCGATTTAGTTCTAACAACTGGTGGGACAGGGCCATCACGCCGCGATGTCACCCCTGAAGCAACCATTGCTGCTGGCACCCGGGAAATGCCTGGGTTTGGTGAGCAAATGCGACAGATCAGTTTGCGTTTTGTACCTACCGCTATTTTGTCGCGGCAAACTGCTGTTCTGCGAGAAATTGAGAACCATGCTGCTTTAATTATCAATTTACCGGGACAACCTAAGTCAATTCAAGAAACTTTGGAGGGCTTAAAGGATTCCGAAGGCAAATCGATTGTCCCTGGCATCTTTGCTGCTGTACCCTACTGTATCGATCTGATTGGCGGTCCTTATATTGAGGTCCAAGAAAGTGTCGTCAAGGCATTTAGACCCAAAAGCGCTATCAAGAAATAA
- the pmbA gene encoding metalloprotease PmbA — MFTYSSNQFQETIEFMLAEARRRGASDAIAEVSEGQGLAVTVRKGEVETIEQSLDKQVGVTVFLGQRRGNASTSDFSQASLRATVEAAYHIAQHTAEDDCAGPAEPELLEKKPKDLDLFHSWAIDAIEAVEIARAAEAAAFAVSKQIRNSDGASVSAHHGHFMMGTTNGFMGGYPFSRHYISCAPIANGLTKKSGMQRDDWYSSSRVPKELAEPAAIGKYAAQRALSRLNAKSISTRRCPVIFEAPLAAGLMGGLVQAVSGGALYRKSSFLLDSLGKAVLPKHVSLIEEPHHHAMMGSAPFDEEGVKTHARTVVDQGILQGYFLSTYSARKLGMKTTGNAGGSHHLTFQSKKTCKGGLPALLKEMGTGLLVTELMGQGVNYVTGDYSRGAFGYWVENGEIQYPVEEVTIAGNLRDMLMDIAMIGSDTLVRGSKETGSILIGSMTVGGK; from the coding sequence ATGTTTACTTATTCATCCAATCAGTTTCAAGAAACCATCGAGTTTATGCTGGCAGAGGCTAGGCGGAGAGGCGCCTCTGATGCAATTGCTGAAGTCTCCGAAGGTCAAGGCCTAGCAGTGACTGTCCGCAAGGGTGAAGTAGAAACTATTGAGCAAAGTCTCGACAAACAAGTTGGGGTTACTGTTTTTCTGGGACAGCGCCGGGGTAATGCCAGTACCAGTGATTTTTCTCAAGCATCCTTGCGCGCAACCGTAGAGGCTGCGTACCATATCGCTCAACATACCGCCGAGGATGATTGTGCAGGTCCAGCAGAGCCCGAGCTTTTAGAGAAAAAACCGAAAGACTTGGATTTATTTCATTCATGGGCAATTGATGCAATTGAGGCCGTAGAGATTGCGCGCGCTGCGGAAGCTGCCGCCTTTGCGGTCAGTAAACAAATTCGCAATAGTGATGGCGCCTCAGTATCAGCGCATCACGGGCATTTTATGATGGGGACTACAAATGGTTTTATGGGAGGCTATCCTTTCTCACGCCATTACATTTCATGCGCACCGATTGCGAACGGCCTGACTAAAAAATCAGGTATGCAACGTGACGACTGGTACTCCAGCTCTCGAGTGCCCAAGGAGTTAGCGGAGCCCGCTGCGATTGGAAAATACGCAGCGCAGCGAGCACTCTCTCGTCTGAATGCAAAATCGATTAGTACCCGTCGTTGTCCAGTGATCTTTGAAGCCCCGCTGGCTGCTGGCCTGATGGGTGGGTTAGTCCAAGCAGTTTCAGGTGGAGCTTTATATCGTAAGTCGAGCTTCTTATTGGATAGTTTGGGTAAAGCAGTACTCCCTAAGCATGTCAGTCTGATTGAAGAGCCGCATCATCATGCGATGATGGGTAGTGCGCCATTTGATGAAGAAGGTGTTAAAACCCATGCGCGTACTGTGGTAGATCAAGGAATTTTGCAAGGTTATTTTCTGTCGACCTATTCAGCACGTAAGTTGGGTATGAAAACTACTGGTAATGCGGGCGGCTCACACCACCTCACATTCCAAAGTAAAAAAACGTGTAAGGGTGGATTACCTGCGCTACTAAAAGAAATGGGCACCGGTTTATTGGTAACTGAACTGATGGGGCAGGGCGTGAATTACGTTACTGGTGACTACTCTCGAGGGGCTTTTGGGTACTGGGTCGAGAACGGTGAAATTCAGTATCCAGTCGAAGAAGTGACGATTGCTGGCAATCTGCGCGACATGCTAATGGATATTGCGATGATTGGCAGTGATACTTTGGTTCGGGGCAGCAAAGAAACCGGATCGATCTTGATTGGCTCAATGACCGTCGGCGGTAAGTAA
- the trmD gene encoding tRNA (guanosine(37)-N1)-methyltransferase TrmD, translating into MRFDVLTIFPEMFSALTQWGVTGRACEQDLAQVKLWNPRDYSSDSRKTVDDRAYGGGPGMVMMVKPLEDTVNAIKTDHQAQNLSSGPVCLLAPQGERFSQKLASDLLKRSNLTLICGRYEAIDQRFVDRNVDLQISLGDFVVSGGEIPAMAIMDALIRLIPGALGDDESALQDSFMNGLLDYPHYTRPEVYENLSVPDVLLGGHHAKIADWRRQKSLELTLRIRPDLIELARANGLLSREDERFLQDLVK; encoded by the coding sequence ATGCGCTTTGATGTTCTCACCATCTTTCCAGAAATGTTCTCCGCATTAACGCAATGGGGAGTCACTGGTCGCGCATGTGAGCAGGATTTAGCTCAAGTAAAACTATGGAACCCCAGAGACTATTCAAGCGATTCCCGTAAGACGGTCGATGATCGTGCCTATGGGGGCGGCCCTGGCATGGTGATGATGGTCAAACCATTGGAAGACACGGTCAATGCCATCAAGACCGACCATCAGGCGCAAAATCTCTCCAGCGGCCCCGTTTGTTTACTGGCACCTCAAGGGGAGCGGTTTTCTCAAAAATTGGCCTCAGACCTCCTCAAAAGAAGCAATTTGACCCTGATTTGTGGCAGATATGAGGCAATTGACCAACGTTTTGTTGACCGAAATGTAGACCTGCAGATCTCCCTGGGGGATTTCGTTGTTTCTGGGGGTGAAATCCCTGCTATGGCCATCATGGACGCCTTAATTAGGCTGATTCCGGGAGCTTTGGGGGATGATGAGTCTGCCCTGCAGGATAGCTTTATGAACGGTCTTTTGGACTATCCCCACTACACCCGGCCAGAGGTCTATGAAAATTTATCGGTACCGGACGTGCTTTTAGGCGGACATCACGCTAAAATAGCGGATTGGCGTCGGCAGAAGTCTCTTGAGCTGACGTTAAGGATCAGGCCAGATCTTATTGAATTGGCCAGAGCCAATGGGTTACTAAGTCGAGAAGATGAGCGGTTCCTTCAAGATTTAGTGAAATGA
- the rpsP gene encoding 30S ribosomal protein S16, which translates to MVVIRLARGGSKKRPFYSIVATDKRNRRDSNFIERIGYFNPKAAEAEQAMRVAQDRLSYWTGVGAQISPTVKRLIKDHPAV; encoded by the coding sequence ATGGTCGTCATTCGACTGGCACGCGGCGGTTCTAAGAAGCGCCCTTTTTACAGCATCGTTGCTACTGATAAACGCAACCGTCGTGACTCGAACTTCATCGAGCGCATTGGTTATTTCAATCCAAAAGCTGCAGAAGCTGAACAAGCTATGCGCGTTGCTCAAGATCGTTTGAGCTATTGGACTGGTGTTGGAGCGCAGATTTCTCCAACCGTTAAGCGTTTGATCAAAGATCATCCTGCAGTCTAA
- a CDS encoding thymidylate synthase — MRQYHDLMKEVLAKGTPKSDRTGTGTLSVFGHQMRFNLADGFPMVTTKKLHLKSIIYELLWFLKGSTDNNWLKERGVSIWNEWAAPDGDLGPIYGYQWRSWPAPNGQHIDQITEVLETIKKNPDSRRIIVSAWNVADIPKMALAPCHAFFQFYVADGKLSCQLYQRSADIFLGVPFNIASYALLTHMVAQQCNLEVGDFIWTGGDCHLYSNHLEQVELQLSREFFPLPKLNILRKPDSLFDYEFEDFEIVGYESHPHIKAPVAV; from the coding sequence ATGCGCCAATATCACGACCTGATGAAAGAAGTTCTCGCCAAGGGAACCCCCAAATCTGACAGAACAGGCACTGGCACACTCTCGGTTTTTGGCCACCAGATGCGCTTTAATTTGGCCGACGGTTTTCCGATGGTGACAACCAAAAAACTCCATCTTAAATCCATCATCTATGAATTACTCTGGTTCCTCAAAGGTAGCACTGATAACAATTGGTTAAAAGAGCGTGGCGTCTCGATTTGGAATGAATGGGCCGCGCCCGATGGTGATCTTGGTCCAATCTATGGATATCAATGGCGTTCCTGGCCAGCGCCCAATGGCCAACACATCGATCAGATCACTGAAGTGCTCGAGACCATCAAAAAGAATCCTGATTCTCGTCGCATCATTGTCTCAGCATGGAACGTAGCAGATATCCCCAAAATGGCACTAGCACCTTGTCATGCTTTCTTTCAGTTCTATGTTGCGGATGGCAAACTCTCGTGCCAGCTCTACCAGCGCAGTGCAGATATCTTTTTAGGGGTTCCTTTCAACATTGCGAGCTATGCTTTGCTAACGCACATGGTTGCTCAGCAATGTAATTTAGAGGTAGGTGACTTTATTTGGACTGGCGGTGACTGCCACTTGTATAGTAATCATCTTGAGCAAGTTGAGCTCCAATTATCTAGAGAATTCTTCCCTCTACCTAAGCTCAATATTTTGCGCAAGCCAGACTCTCTGTTCGATTATGAGTTCGAAGACTTTGAGATTGTCGGCTATGAATCTCATCCTCATATCAAAGCGCCGGTAGCGGTTTAA
- the rsgA gene encoding ribosome small subunit-dependent GTPase A, which yields MAQFRALLTASYGRHYLAQRLAQDSSGNESPDGPLIQVSTPAKQHIGAVGDRMLLESTSADQARLVEIEPRRNLLYRSDAFKSKLIASNVDQILVVLATQPAFSPDLLGRAVVAAQANQIDLHILLNKSDLPENLAHARKLIEPYARMGYPVSEVSAKFDSASIEALRPALQGKVSVFVGQSGMGKSSLLNAWVPNAAAITQEYSVRLDTGKHTTTACRYFELPESWGRNPSGKLGALIDSPGFQEFGLAHMSVSELQHAFREFQPLLGKCHFHNCAHQSEPGCVIREAVEKNEIAPERLALFRQLHSDSRTADTQLQGITQAKERWSALTTKPTKR from the coding sequence ATGGCACAGTTTCGCGCGCTACTGACGGCTTCTTATGGTCGACATTATTTAGCGCAGCGTTTGGCACAAGACTCATCTGGCAATGAGTCGCCCGATGGACCCCTGATTCAAGTAAGTACTCCTGCCAAACAACATATTGGTGCCGTAGGTGATCGGATGTTGCTAGAAAGTACTTCGGCTGACCAAGCCCGCCTGGTCGAGATCGAGCCACGCCGAAATTTACTCTATCGCTCAGATGCATTCAAGAGCAAATTGATTGCTTCAAATGTGGATCAAATTTTAGTGGTACTGGCTACCCAGCCTGCTTTCTCGCCAGATCTCTTAGGTCGAGCCGTTGTTGCTGCGCAGGCCAATCAAATTGATTTGCATATTCTGCTTAATAAGTCTGATCTGCCCGAGAACTTAGCGCATGCCCGCAAACTGATTGAGCCTTATGCACGAATGGGCTATCCCGTCAGTGAAGTATCTGCCAAGTTTGATAGTGCCTCGATTGAGGCCCTGCGTCCTGCGCTGCAAGGCAAAGTCTCTGTCTTTGTGGGTCAATCCGGTATGGGAAAATCGAGCCTACTCAATGCTTGGGTACCCAATGCTGCTGCTATTACCCAAGAGTATTCCGTCAGACTGGATACGGGTAAACACACCACCACAGCCTGTCGTTACTTCGAACTTCCTGAGTCTTGGGGAAGAAACCCTTCAGGGAAGTTGGGGGCTTTAATCGACTCCCCGGGCTTTCAAGAATTTGGGCTTGCCCATATGTCAGTAAGCGAACTCCAGCATGCCTTTAGAGAGTTCCAACCGCTTTTAGGAAAGTGCCACTTTCATAACTGCGCCCATCAATCCGAGCCAGGCTGCGTGATTCGGGAGGCGGTTGAGAAGAATGAAATCGCGCCAGAAAGACTGGCGCTATTTAGACAATTACACTCGGATTCGAGAACAGCGGATACGCAGCTACAGGGAATTACCCAAGCCAAAGAGCGATGGTCAGCATTAACAACAAAGCCAACCAAACGATAA
- a CDS encoding META domain-containing protein, which produces MSIQERTPNSLKAPARGLRSVVYGIGLTFLSACSGVIPPCGAKMSPPSSELRNTKWELIRWNLTPNANGEVRGRQIPLGDTSNPIQLAFDVNGERVSGFTGCNRFTASLSEDSRGFTFEKITTTKMACNSQRTELENDFLYELNDYRNIVRDGDRLLMIGRDREVLTFAQRDIPQSKSGSK; this is translated from the coding sequence ATGTCAATCCAAGAACGCACCCCAAATAGCCTCAAGGCACCCGCCAGAGGGCTTCGAAGTGTTGTTTATGGCATCGGATTGACTTTCTTAAGCGCCTGTTCTGGGGTCATTCCACCCTGTGGTGCAAAAATGAGCCCGCCCAGTAGCGAGTTACGCAATACCAAATGGGAACTGATTCGCTGGAATCTGACTCCCAATGCCAATGGTGAAGTCCGGGGTCGACAAATTCCGCTGGGTGATACCAGTAACCCTATTCAATTGGCATTTGATGTCAATGGTGAGCGCGTGAGCGGCTTCACTGGATGCAATCGCTTCACTGCCAGTCTGAGTGAAGATTCAAGAGGCTTTACCTTTGAAAAAATCACTACGACTAAGATGGCTTGCAATTCTCAGCGGACCGAATTAGAAAATGATTTTCTATATGAGCTTAATGACTATCGCAATATCGTACGCGATGGTGATCGCTTGCTCATGATTGGTCGCGATCGAGAAGTACTCACTTTTGCGCAACGCGATATTCCTCAAAGCAAATCAGGATCGAAATGA
- a CDS encoding dihydrofolate reductase, translating to MAQPAISMIVARSQNHVIGRDNQMPWKISADLQFFKRVTMGHPVIMGRKTWESIGRPLPGRRNIVVTRNLDLQLNGGEVVHSLEEALASLAEFPRVFVIGGEQLFTQAFPLADRLYLTEIKLDVQDGDTFFEIPDPVHWHEVERIPNVEGDIHFDFVTLERK from the coding sequence ATGGCGCAACCTGCAATCTCAATGATTGTTGCTCGTTCACAGAATCATGTAATTGGGCGAGACAATCAAATGCCTTGGAAGATCTCAGCAGATCTTCAATTCTTCAAGCGCGTGACCATGGGTCATCCTGTCATCATGGGTCGCAAGACTTGGGAATCCATTGGTCGTCCACTTCCGGGTCGCCGCAATATTGTTGTGACACGCAATCTTGATCTCCAGCTCAATGGTGGTGAAGTCGTTCACTCTTTAGAGGAAGCGCTTGCTAGTCTTGCAGAGTTCCCCCGAGTATTTGTGATCGGCGGAGAGCAGCTCTTTACCCAAGCCTTCCCTTTAGCGGATCGCCTATACCTGACTGAAATCAAACTCGACGTACAGGATGGAGATACCTTCTTTGAGATTCCAGACCCAGTCCATTGGCATGAGGTAGAACGCATCCCGAATGTCGAAGGCGACATTCACTTTGACTTTGTTACTCTAGAGCGCAAGTAA
- the rimM gene encoding ribosome maturation factor RimM (Essential for efficient processing of 16S rRNA), with protein sequence MSTPSLEDLIELGSIQDAQGLRGQLKVRPYSSDPVALLSSKTVWLSLLPRMAAAQTSVKPSLELYQLKQAKMHSGTVVITLDGVTDRDQALALKGARILVARDTFPKAEADSYYWVDLIGCDAVNLQGDNLGQVLDVTENGAHGVITLGNLAEGTTKQLIPFVKDVVQSVDLSKKLITLDWQADW encoded by the coding sequence ATGAGCACACCTTCCCTAGAAGATTTAATTGAACTGGGCTCTATTCAAGATGCTCAAGGCTTGCGGGGCCAACTTAAGGTTCGTCCATATTCATCTGATCCCGTAGCCTTACTTTCTAGCAAGACTGTTTGGCTCTCTCTATTGCCGCGGATGGCGGCTGCTCAGACTAGCGTCAAACCTTCCTTAGAGTTGTATCAGCTCAAGCAAGCGAAGATGCACAGTGGTACTGTCGTCATTACTCTTGATGGTGTGACTGATCGTGATCAAGCCTTGGCCTTGAAGGGTGCACGCATTTTGGTGGCGCGTGATACTTTCCCAAAAGCAGAGGCAGATAGTTATTACTGGGTCGATTTGATTGGTTGTGATGCCGTTAATTTACAAGGTGACAATTTAGGTCAGGTTTTAGATGTGACTGAAAATGGTGCGCATGGTGTGATTACTTTGGGTAATCTTGCTGAAGGCACAACGAAGCAGTTAATTCCCTTTGTCAAAGACGTAGTGCAAAGCGTAGACTTATCTAAGAAACTCATTACGCTTGATTGGCAAGCAGATTGGTAA
- the rplS gene encoding 50S ribosomal protein L19 yields the protein MNLIEKIEQEEIARLTANKTLPSFAPGDTIVVSVNVVEGTRKRTQAFEGVVIAKRNRGLNSNFIVRKISSGEGVERTFQTYSPLIASIEVKRRGDVRRAKLYYLRDRSGKSARIKEKLQARVKEVAAPAAE from the coding sequence ATGAACTTAATTGAAAAAATTGAGCAAGAAGAAATTGCTCGCCTCACTGCCAACAAAACGCTACCAAGTTTTGCTCCTGGCGATACGATTGTTGTAAGCGTTAACGTCGTTGAAGGCACTCGTAAACGTACTCAGGCTTTTGAAGGTGTCGTTATTGCTAAACGCAATCGTGGTCTGAACTCCAATTTCATCGTGCGTAAGATCTCTTCTGGCGAAGGTGTTGAGCGTACATTCCAAACTTACTCTCCACTGATCGCTAGCATTGAAGTGAAGCGTCGTGGCGACGTACGTCGCGCTAAGCTCTACTATTTGCGTGATCGTTCAGGTAAGTCTGCACGTATTAAAGAAAAGCTTCAAGCTCGCGTTAAAGAAGTGGCTGCTCCAGCTGCTGAATAA
- a CDS encoding CobD/CbiB family protein, which produces MTFFSILIALIAEQYRPVNANHWIRRMSDRWLDWIAKEFGGKNQEGASPVGARIACAIAFILPTFIVFCIYIACMLKYAILGFIWNVIIAYLFFGFRQFSHSFTKVHEAIEVHDLPAARAALAQWYGPDLDVSNLNETEVISLALERAIVGAHRHVFGVLFWFLMPLGPAGIVMYRLADTAITRWSAKGDFNLSEAARYFFYVIDWIPSRITAMGFAIVGNFEDAAYAWRHLTHKWADSINAVILSAGSGALGVRLGEPLAEPDSDQALLMAEAGEPQIYEIGIEPTERTMRSAVGLVWRLVIVWLALLLMLTIALWLG; this is translated from the coding sequence ATGACTTTCTTCTCAATTCTCATCGCCCTGATTGCTGAGCAATATCGCCCAGTCAACGCTAATCATTGGATTCGGCGGATGAGCGATCGCTGGTTAGATTGGATCGCCAAAGAGTTCGGTGGCAAGAATCAAGAGGGCGCAAGTCCAGTAGGTGCAAGAATTGCTTGTGCCATCGCTTTTATTCTTCCGACCTTTATCGTATTCTGTATTTATATTGCTTGTATGCTGAAGTACGCGATTCTAGGTTTCATCTGGAATGTCATCATTGCTTATCTCTTTTTTGGCTTTCGCCAATTTAGCCATTCCTTTACTAAAGTTCACGAAGCAATTGAGGTTCATGATTTGCCTGCCGCTCGTGCCGCTTTAGCCCAGTGGTATGGCCCAGATTTAGATGTGAGCAATCTGAATGAAACCGAAGTTATCTCTTTAGCACTTGAGCGAGCCATTGTGGGCGCCCATCGCCATGTCTTTGGAGTGCTATTTTGGTTCCTGATGCCGCTTGGCCCCGCCGGAATTGTGATGTATCGCTTGGCAGACACGGCTATTACACGTTGGTCTGCTAAAGGTGATTTCAACCTCAGCGAGGCGGCTCGTTACTTTTTCTATGTGATTGATTGGATTCCATCACGTATTACAGCGATGGGCTTTGCCATCGTAGGTAATTTTGAAGATGCTGCTTATGCGTGGCGTCACCTTACTCATAAATGGGCTGACTCTATCAATGCAGTGATTTTGTCTGCTGGTAGTGGCGCGCTTGGCGTGCGTTTAGGTGAACCCTTAGCCGAGCCCGATAGTGATCAAGCTTTGCTCATGGCAGAAGCGGGTGAGCCTCAGATTTATGAAATTGGTATCGAACCTACCGAAAGAACTATGCGCTCAGCAGTAGGCTTAGTGTGGCGCTTAGTTATCGTTTGGTTGGCTTTGTTGTTAATGCTGACCATCGCTCTTTGGCTTGGGTAA